In Sphingobacterium sp. lm-10, one DNA window encodes the following:
- a CDS encoding MFS transporter: MDIQTLQKDNPKTIRSWAMFDWANSAYNLVITSTIFPAYYTAITYTEQYGDVVHFFGYPIVNTALSNFALSIAYLIMAFALPFISAYADVRGRKKYFMKLFTYLGALACMGLFFFRLNTLEVSIFLYAFAAAGYIGGLAFNNSYLPLIATVEQQDRVSAQGFAYGYVGCVTLQLICFVFVLKPEWFGITDASLPARLSFFLVGLWWLGFSQIPFRRLPESRPSAMANGLTIGEKVRKEFSSVWRRIQGIPAIKRFLFPYFFYSMGVQTVMIVATAFGMKEIGLEMSELIASILLIQLIAIAGAYLMSKLAKPLGNTMVLIGVVAVWIFICVTAFYITTKIEFYLLAMLVGAMMGGIQSLSRSTYSKLLPTDIEDTTSFFSFYDVTEKIAVVLGLFSFAIIEQLSHNIRYSALFMSVFFIIGLILLISLYRFERTATTNTHA, translated from the coding sequence ATGGATATTCAGACTTTACAGAAGGATAATCCCAAAACCATCCGTTCTTGGGCCATGTTTGACTGGGCAAACTCTGCCTATAACCTGGTCATTACCTCTACCATTTTCCCCGCATATTATACGGCGATTACGTACACTGAACAGTACGGTGATGTGGTGCATTTCTTTGGTTATCCGATTGTTAACACCGCGCTATCCAATTTTGCATTGTCTATTGCCTACTTGATCATGGCTTTCGCTTTGCCCTTTATCTCAGCATATGCTGATGTGCGCGGGCGAAAAAAGTACTTTATGAAGCTCTTCACGTACTTAGGTGCTTTAGCCTGTATGGGTTTGTTTTTCTTTCGCTTAAATACCTTAGAAGTCAGCATTTTTCTATATGCATTTGCGGCTGCCGGATATATTGGAGGTCTGGCTTTTAATAATTCATATTTACCGCTTATTGCCACGGTAGAACAGCAAGACCGGGTGAGTGCACAAGGCTTTGCTTATGGTTATGTGGGCTGCGTGACGCTACAGCTGATCTGTTTTGTTTTTGTGTTAAAACCAGAATGGTTTGGTATTACCGACGCTTCTTTACCAGCACGCCTTTCCTTCTTTTTAGTCGGATTATGGTGGTTAGGATTTTCGCAGATTCCATTTCGCCGTTTGCCAGAAAGCCGACCTTCAGCTATGGCTAACGGCTTAACAATCGGCGAGAAGGTGCGAAAAGAGTTTAGCAGCGTATGGAGACGTATTCAAGGTATTCCAGCTATCAAACGCTTTCTTTTTCCATATTTCTTCTATTCTATGGGCGTACAAACGGTCATGATTGTTGCGACCGCATTTGGGATGAAAGAAATAGGCTTGGAAATGTCCGAGTTAATCGCGTCGATTTTATTGATCCAATTGATCGCAATTGCTGGCGCCTATCTAATGTCTAAGCTAGCTAAACCATTGGGCAATACTATGGTATTGATAGGGGTAGTTGCCGTATGGATCTTTATTTGCGTAACCGCATTTTACATCACCACGAAAATAGAATTTTACCTATTGGCTATGCTGGTGGGCGCAATGATGGGAGGCATACAATCCTTATCCAGATCCACTTATTCCAAGCTTTTACCGACGGATATTGAGGATACCACCTCATTTTTTAGCTTCTATGATGTTACGGAAAAAATAGCCGTCGTTTTAGGATTATTTAGCTTTGCTATCATTGAGCAACTGAGTCACAACATCCGCTATTCGGCACTATTCATGTCGGTGTTTTTTATTATCGGACTAATCCTCTTGATTAGTTTATACAGATTCGAACGTACAGCCACAACAAATACACATGCATAA
- a CDS encoding (Fe-S)-binding protein, protein MHKVELSIPGVIDQFYPNTAFNTLRLLERAGCEVSYNPQQTTCGVDLYEEGYWEEAKEIGAKYLYDFEGFGYIVSPSLTEVGMVRDGFNDLFTNSTDHNKCRQMQRNIFEISDFLVNVVRKEYFGAEFVSSAVFHPACANWNGYQLQDEALRLLHQVGGLDLLTAEPHGRNCKMGRATKADYVPLSVLWGDDVLRDAMDKKADYIICQDHTCLMHLQAIIEKQCMPIQAIHLVDVLTAGWPNI, encoded by the coding sequence ATGCATAAAGTAGAACTATCCATTCCTGGAGTTATCGATCAATTTTATCCAAATACCGCATTCAATACGTTGCGTTTGCTCGAGCGTGCCGGCTGCGAGGTATCCTATAATCCTCAACAAACTACCTGTGGTGTGGATTTGTATGAAGAAGGATATTGGGAAGAAGCGAAGGAGATTGGTGCAAAATACCTGTACGACTTCGAAGGATTTGGCTATATTGTATCGCCGTCTCTTACTGAAGTAGGCATGGTGCGCGATGGCTTCAACGATTTATTTACCAATTCTACCGATCACAATAAATGTCGGCAAATGCAGCGCAATATCTTTGAAATCAGTGATTTCCTGGTTAATGTCGTTCGGAAAGAGTATTTTGGAGCAGAATTCGTATCCTCAGCAGTATTTCATCCGGCCTGCGCTAATTGGAATGGATACCAGTTACAGGATGAAGCGCTGCGCTTACTACATCAAGTTGGCGGCTTAGATTTGCTTACTGCGGAACCGCACGGCAGAAACTGCAAAATGGGAAGAGCTACGAAAGCCGATTATGTACCTTTATCCGTATTGTGGGGCGATGATGTACTTCGGGATGCTATGGACAAAAAAGCAGATTATATAATCTGTCAGGATCATACTTGCTTGATGCACTTGCAGGCTATCATAGAAAAACAGTGTATGCCGATCCAAGCCATTCACTTGGTCGACGTATTGACCGCAGGATGGCCAAATATTTAA
- a CDS encoding D-alanyl-D-alanine carboxypeptidase, with amino-acid sequence MIRWFLLLLMLPVLHLTHAQHEESIQKLFQESAVLQQHLHGFSLYDIDEKRYVYGVNENVYFTPASNTKLFTLLQSLQHLGDSIPGLAYVIRGDSLIFWGTGDPTFLHRKLDTGKVYTFLSKTPYKLFYAPAQILEPAYRDGWAAEDYQNDFQPEITSFPIYGNTVQFRNVRGQLRTIPRYFEANVSVKPGIGGFDINRHPHENYFDMTSYRIRTGFVSHKPFIYSSDLFVTLLQDTLHRPVTVLAGYSMPSDVQYVYSMPTKKILREMMLYSDNFLAEQLCYGASFLLFNQFNAARLRAYMSTTYYSLFTNEVDLYDGSGLSFYNKVTPRSMIELLLMLRKAVRTEEELLRLFPAGRSSGTLRNLYSLPKGQPFVWAKTGTINSVYAQSGFLLSASGKRYAFSFMNNNYFGNLNSVKEEIVRIITFIHQNY; translated from the coding sequence ATGATCAGATGGTTTCTACTATTGCTCATGTTGCCGGTATTACATCTCACCCACGCACAACACGAGGAATCCATTCAAAAGTTGTTTCAAGAATCTGCCGTTTTACAGCAGCATTTGCATGGCTTTTCCCTGTACGATATCGACGAAAAACGTTATGTATACGGCGTTAATGAAAACGTGTATTTTACGCCTGCCTCCAATACCAAATTGTTTACGCTGTTGCAAAGCTTGCAACATTTAGGAGATTCCATTCCAGGATTAGCTTATGTGATCCGTGGAGATTCATTGATTTTTTGGGGAACGGGAGATCCCACCTTTTTGCACCGCAAGCTCGATACTGGCAAAGTCTATACTTTTCTGAGTAAGACACCATATAAACTGTTTTATGCACCTGCTCAAATACTTGAGCCAGCGTATAGAGATGGTTGGGCAGCAGAAGATTATCAGAATGACTTTCAACCCGAGATCACCAGCTTTCCTATTTATGGCAATACCGTGCAATTCAGAAATGTTCGTGGACAATTGCGGACAATACCTCGCTATTTTGAAGCCAATGTAAGCGTAAAGCCGGGTATTGGCGGGTTCGACATCAACCGGCACCCGCATGAGAATTATTTTGATATGACTAGCTATCGTATACGCACAGGCTTTGTGTCTCACAAACCTTTTATCTACAGTTCGGATCTATTTGTTACTTTACTCCAAGATACGTTGCACCGCCCGGTCACGGTGTTGGCAGGCTACAGCATGCCTTCCGATGTGCAATATGTTTACAGTATGCCTACAAAAAAAATATTGCGTGAGATGATGCTTTACAGTGATAATTTTTTGGCGGAGCAGCTGTGTTATGGCGCGTCATTTCTCCTGTTTAATCAGTTTAATGCGGCACGGTTGCGTGCCTACATGTCTACCACTTATTATTCATTGTTCACGAACGAGGTCGACCTATACGATGGCAGTGGATTGTCTTTCTATAATAAGGTGACGCCACGAAGCATGATCGAACTATTATTAATGTTAAGAAAAGCCGTCAGGACGGAAGAAGAGCTGCTTCGGCTATTCCCAGCAGGACGCTCCAGTGGAACATTGCGAAATCTTTATTCCCTGCCGAAAGGCCAGCCATTCGTCTGGGCAAAAACAGGTACTATTAATAGCGTGTACGCACAAAGTGGTTTTCTGCTGAGTGCCAGTGGAAAACGCTATGCGTTTTCCTTCATGAATAACAATTATTTTGGTAACTTGAATAGCGTAAAGGAGGAAATAGTACGCATCATCACGTTTATACATCAAAATTATTGA